In Segatella copri, the DNA window TCGGTATGTCTATATATTAATGTACGCATACCTTATTATAAATGTTATTGTATGTTCAGTACGTAAGGAAGTGCAGCCTGTATAGGCTCTTTCTCCTTCATATTGCGTATCATGATGAATGGCTGGTAGAGATCACCCAATGCCAGACGCAACTGTTCGTCGAGATATGTTCCCTTGTTTCCGCCCGCCATATCCAGCAACTGTTCCATCCATCCAGCCAATGCCGGATATTCTACCGCCTGATAACTGCTGAGATGAGCCAATTCTGCAGCCTTGTCGATGGCGTCGCTCAAGCCGCCGAATCCATCAATTAACTTGATCTTCTTGGCGTCTGTACCCAGCCATACTCTTCCTTGAGCAATCTTCTCAACCTGTTCGGTACTCATTTTTCTGCCCTCAGCCACACGATTGCGGAAGAGGCTATATCCACGGTTCACATAGTTTTGCATGGTGGCAATCTCTTCTGCACTCCATGGGCGTGACATGCCTGCAGAGGCATAGGTACTGTTGCGGTTGGTCTTCACTTCATCATACTTGAAGCCTAACTTCTTTGTCATCAGGTCACTGAAATCTGGCAGGGCTCCAAAGATACCGATGCTGCCGGTCAATGTTGTAGGTTGTGCCATGATATATTGGGCACCCATACTCATATAATAAGCACCCGATGCTGCCATACCACCCATCGAAACCACTACCGGCTTCTTTTTATTTAATTCTTTAACTGCTCTCCAGATCTGTTCCGAAGCATAGGCATCGCCACCGCCCGAATTGATACGCAGAACTACGGCCTTTACCTGACTGTTATCTGCAAGTTCCTGAAGGTCCTTGATGACCTTTGTACTTACTATCTGTTGCTCAGAATCATAGATGCTAGGAGTCTCCATCCTGACAATGGACCCCTGACAGTAGTATACGGCAATCTCTTCGCCCATCAGATTCGAGTCGTCTATAGTCATATCTACGTCGTTATAGTCAACCTGATTGATGGTCTCGTCTGCCTTCAGTCCTAACTGTTTCTTTACCACGTCTCTGATTTCATCATAATAGCAGAATCCATCTACCATCTTTCGAGATTTCAGTAGTTTGGTATCATCAAACACCATCAGCCCGTCAGCATAGCGGTTCAGTGAATCCTTGCTGATGTTTCTGCTTTTGCTCACATCTCCCAACATCTGTAGCCAGAGTCCACTAATATAGCGTGAAACCTGCTCTCTGTTGGCATCCGACATTTTGTCTTCGGTGTATGTTTCAGTGTAGCTTTTGTATTTGCCTACCTTCACTACCGTAAAGTGAACGCCAAACTTGGCTGCTACATCTTTGATATATTGTGGCTGCGATGCAATACCATGCCAGTCCACATTGCCTTCTGGGTTTACATATACCTTGTTGGCAACCGAAGCCAGATAATATCCACCCTGTGAGAGAGCATCACCATATGCGATAATCCATTTGCCGCTCTTCTTGAAATCGGCAAGTGCATTTCTGATTTCCTGCAAAGTGGCATAATCTGTCTCCAAGATACCTGTTTCCAGATAGATGCCCTTCACTTTATCCTCATTCTTTGCCT includes these proteins:
- the sppA gene encoding signal peptide peptidase SppA, with amino-acid sequence MKDFFKNVAATIVGLFAFGLIMTILGFICIIGMVASSNSKPALKDNAVMVMKLQGQIEDRTEDNWLGELTGEQFNNLGMNRILSSIRKAKNEDKVKGIYLETGILETDYATLQEIRNALADFKKSGKWIIAYGDALSQGGYYLASVANKVYVNPEGNVDWHGIASQPQYIKDVAAKFGVHFTVVKVGKYKSYTETYTEDKMSDANREQVSRYISGLWLQMLGDVSKSRNISKDSLNRYADGLMVFDDTKLLKSRKMVDGFCYYDEIRDVVKKQLGLKADETINQVDYNDVDMTIDDSNLMGEEIAVYYCQGSIVRMETPSIYDSEQQIVSTKVIKDLQELADNSQVKAVVLRINSGGGDAYASEQIWRAVKELNKKKPVVVSMGGMAASGAYYMSMGAQYIMAQPTTLTGSIGIFGALPDFSDLMTKKLGFKYDEVKTNRNSTYASAGMSRPWSAEEIATMQNYVNRGYSLFRNRVAEGRKMSTEQVEKIAQGRVWLGTDAKKIKLIDGFGGLSDAIDKAAELAHLSSYQAVEYPALAGWMEQLLDMAGGNKGTYLDEQLRLALGDLYQPFIMIRNMKEKEPIQAALPYVLNIQ